The following proteins are encoded in a genomic region of Doryrhamphus excisus isolate RoL2022-K1 chromosome 6, RoL_Dexc_1.0, whole genome shotgun sequence:
- the lmf2a gene encoding lipase maturation factor 2a yields MGEIILPRRMFLWCMAAIYLIAFVSLYLQIPGLYGNEGLLPARKRLRYSGKSLWEQLLTSPTLLWLGPHLGLDTHTAMELLCLIGAGLSLAATLVGALRDSVVFFCLWALYLSLYQVGQVFLYFQWDNLLLETGFLCILVAPMTLIRGYRAPREHDRVTFWLIRWLLFRLMFASGVVKLTSRCPTWWGLTAMTYHYETQCIPTPLAWFAHQLPVWWQKLSVVGAYVIEIAAPLLFFSPLRRLRLGSFYLQVLLQVFIILSGNYNFFNLLTIALCLSLLDDQHVYFWLRKSEQNSPNGSKLWSRLCYLLELAIWSLVIFGTIMCFDLKVDIAKGAVSSKTAFTFHQFNRFLKTVTIPCVWIGVLSLMWEMLTAMFRCACVSGFLRRFSATLQWTVFAASAAAMFTISLVPFTYIEYDSNARLWPGVRQAYELVDRYQLVNSYGLFRRMTGVGGRPEVVIEGSNDGVTWTEIEFMYKPGNMSAPPPVVTPHQPRLDWQMWFAALGSHTQAPWFTSLMYRLLQGKKDVIELIQADITQYPFHQEPPSYMRAHRYRYWFTEPKQDGSYPQRWWRRVYDEEFYPLVHLGHSFLESMLEQHGLKDKSSLHRRSNSSIAHALRWVRAQVTGVPAPVLIWTLIGCSTTLCLLRALTKRQTANDSEQASDSKDKEEHLGTSSRQKTGADDDEEVEEELEDDVEECDEKAFISNEEEEDVVVTEEEEQ; encoded by the exons ATGGGGGAAATCATTCTGCCACGACGTATGTTCCTCTGGTGCATGGCTGCTATCTATTTGATAGCATTTGTGTCCCTTTATTTGCAGATACCAG GTCTGTATGGCAACGAGGGTCTGCTGCCTGCACGTAAGCGGCTGCGTTACAGTGGCAAATCTCTTTGGGAACAGCTGCTGACCTCCCCCACCCTGCTATGGCTTGGACCTCACCTGGGCCTGGACACTCACACCGCCATGGAGCTGCTGTGCCTCATCGGGGCTGGGCTTAGCCTAGCCGCCACGCTGGTGGGGGCGCTACGAGATAGCGTGGTGTTTTTCTGCCTCTGGGCCTTGTACTTGTCATTATACCAG GTGGGGCAGGTTTTCCTCTACTTCCAATG GGACAACCTACTTTTGGAGACTGGCTTCCTCTGCATCCTTGTTGCTCCAATGACTCTTATCAGGGGGTATCGAGCGCCCCGAGAGCATGATCGCGTGACCTTCTGGTTGATCCGCTGGCTACTCTTCCGTCTCATGTTTGCCTCTGGAGTGGTGAAGCTCACCTCACGTTGTCCTACTTGGTGGGGCTTAACCG CAATGACGTATCACTACGAAACCCAATGCATTCCCACCCCTCTGGCCTGGTTTGCCCACCAGTTGCCAGTCTGGTGGCAGAAGCTGAGCGTGGTCGGAGCCTACGTCATTGAGATTGCCGCACCGCTGCTTTTCTTCAGTCCTCTACGCAGGCTACGACTTGgttctttttacttgcaa GTGCTGCTACAGgtctttattattttgtcaggGAACTACAACTTCTTCAACCTTCTCACGATAGCCTTGTGCCTGTCTCTGCTTGATGACCAGCACGTATACTTCTGGCTGCGCAAGTCTGAACAAAACAGCCCCAATG GCTCCAAGCTGTGGTCACGGTTGTGTTACCTGCTGGAGCTTGCCATCTGGTCTCTGGTGATTTTTGGCACAATCATGTGTTTTGACCTGAAGGTGGACATAGCAAAGGGTGCAGTCTCTTCCAAGACAG CGTTCACCTTCCATCAATTTAATCGGTTTCTGAAGACTGTCACCATTCCATGTGTGTGGATCGGTGTTCTCTCCCTCATGTGGGAGATGCTCACAGCCATGTTCAG gtgtgcatgtgtctctGGTTTCCTGAGAAGGTTTTCTGCCACTCTCCAGTGGACAGTGTTTGCTGCATCTGCGGCTGCCATGTTCACCATCAGTCTG GTGCCATTCACCTACATAGAATATGACTCCAATGCTAGGCTGTGGCCTGGGGTGCGTCAAGCCTATGAGTTGGTGGATCGTTACCAGCTGGTGAACTCCTACGGTTTGTTCAGAAGGATGACCGGTGTCGGTGGGCGTCCTGAGGTTGTAATAGAGGGAAGTAACGATGGTGTAACTTGGACG GAAATTGAGTTTATGTACAAACCTGGCAACATGAGTGCTCCGCCCCCCGTGGTGACACCCCACCAGCCCCGCTTGGATTGGCAGATGTGGTTTGCGGCTCTTGGCAGTCACACGCAGGCGCCGTGGTTCACCAGCCTCATGTACCGCCTACTGCAGGGCAAGAAAGATG tgaTTGAATTGATCCAGGCAGACATCACTCAGTACCCATTCCACCAGGAGCCCCCTTCCTACATGCGAGCCCACCGCTACAGATACTGGTTCACAGAACCAAAACAGGATGG ATCATACCCACAGCGATGGTGGAGGAGGGTCTATGATGAGGAATTCTATCCTTTGGTGCATCTGGGCCACTCATTTCTCGAGAGCATGCTAGAGCAACACGGACTCAAG GACAAATCGTCTCTACATCGCCGGTCCAACTCCAGCATTGCCCATGCTCTGAGGTGGGTGCGTGCCCAGGTCACCGGTGTTCCCGCTCCTGTGCTCATCTGGACCCTCATTGGATGCAGCACCACCCTGTGTCTACTGCGGGCATTGACAAAGAGACAAACAGCAAACGATTCCGAGCAGGCAAGTGATtccaaagacaaagaagaaCATTTAGGCACGTCATCTAGACAAAAGACTGgagctgatgatgatgaagaggtggAAGAAGAGCTTGAGGATGATGTGGAAGAATGTGATGAGAAAGCGTTTATCAGcaatgaagaggaggaagacgTGGTAgtgacggaggaggaggaacagTGA
- the miox gene encoding inositol oxygenase produces MGLLRGLKRWNINRCKSSPAGRLHLQTMRVINLGPDMSLAYRPNLTNNTKEKEDYRNFESGSLQERVFNTYKLMHTNQTVNFVRQKHLEWSNCNHTEMSMMDAIMSLDQLVDESDPDVDFPNSFHAFQTAEGIRREHPDKDWFQLVGLIHDVGKTMALWDEHQWAVVGDTFPVGCKFQNSIVFRDTTFLENPDEKNPCYNSEYGIYKPNCGLDNVLISWGHDEYLYRVLKFNKCHIPEEGLYMIRYHSFYPWHSHDDYMHLCDDKDLQMLPWVKEFNNFDLYTKVTELPDVEKLRPYYQSLIDKYCPGILKW; encoded by the exons ATGGG TTTGCTCAGAGGACTGAAACGGTGGAATATAAACAGATGCAAGTCATCACCTGCAGGAAGACTTCATCTACAAACCATGAGGGTCATCAATTTA GGTCCAGACATGTCTCTGGCATACCGGCCAAATTTGACGAATAATaccaaagaaaaggaagacTATAGGAACTTTGAG AGTGGAAGCCTACAGGAGCGTGTGTTCAACACGTACAAATTGATGCATACTAACCAGACTGTGAACTTTGTGAGGCAAAAG CACTTAGAATGGAGCAACTGCAACCACACCGAGATGTCAATGATGGACGCCATCATGTCTCTGGACCAGCTGGTGGACGAGTCTGATCCCGATGTGGACTTCCCCAACTCTTTCCATGCCTTCCAGACAGCTGAGGGCATCCGCAGAGAGCACCCAGACAAAG ACTGGTTCCAGCTGGTGGGTCTGATTCATGACGTTGGGAAGACGATGGCTCTGTGGGATGAACATCAa TGGGCCGTGGTGGGTGACACATTCCCTGTGGGCTGCAAGTTTCAAAACTCCATCGTGTTCCGAGACACAACCTTCCTGGAAAACCCAGATGAGAAAAATCCCTGCTACAA CTCAGAATACGGAATTTACAAACCAAACTGTGGACTAGACAATGTCCTCATCTCCTGGGGTCATGATG AGTATCTTTACCGAGTGCTCAAGTTCAACAAGTGCCACATCCCGGAGGAG GGTTTATACATGATCCGCTACCATTCCTTCTACCCCTGGCATTCCCACGACGACTACATGCACCTGTGTGATGACAAAGACCTGCAAATGCTGCCTTGGGTGAAAGAATTCAA CAACTTTGACCTATACACAAAGGTCACAGAGCTGCCCGACGTGGAGAAGCTGCGTCCGTACTACCAGTCACTGATTGATAAGTACTGTCCTGGAATTCTAAAGTGGTGA